In one Streptomyces venezuelae genomic region, the following are encoded:
- the mqnC gene encoding cyclic dehypoxanthinyl futalosine synthase, translating into MTEKADLQSVLDRAAAGGRITPEEALDLYRDAPLHALGAAADAVRRRRYAGTEHIATYIIERNINYTNVCVTACKFCAFYAAPKDTKKGWSRDLDDILRRCAETVELGGTQIMFQGGHHPDYGVEYYEKHFAAIKKEFPQLVIHSLGASEVEHMARISKVSVEEAIQRINAAGLDSFAGAGAELLPARPRKAIAPLKESGERWLEIMEISHNLGVESTSTMLMGTGETNAERIEHLRMIRDVQDRTGGFRAFIPYTYQPENNHLKGRTQATIFEYIRMIAISRIFLDNVAHIQGSWLTTGKEAGQLTLHYGADDLGSVMLEENVVSSAGAKHRNNLRDMIDMIRTADRVPAQRATTYEHLVVHDDPANDPVDDRVASHISSTAIEGGTAHPELKLLASN; encoded by the coding sequence GTGACCGAGAAGGCCGACCTTCAGTCCGTCCTCGACCGCGCCGCCGCAGGTGGGCGGATCACCCCGGAAGAGGCGCTCGACCTCTACCGCGACGCTCCGCTGCACGCGCTCGGCGCCGCCGCCGACGCCGTGCGCCGCCGTCGGTACGCCGGTACGGAGCACATCGCGACGTACATCATCGAGCGCAACATCAACTACACGAACGTCTGCGTGACGGCGTGCAAGTTCTGCGCGTTCTACGCCGCTCCGAAGGACACGAAGAAGGGCTGGAGCCGCGACCTCGACGACATCCTGCGCCGCTGCGCGGAGACCGTCGAGCTGGGCGGCACCCAGATCATGTTCCAGGGCGGCCACCACCCGGACTACGGCGTCGAGTACTACGAGAAGCACTTCGCGGCGATCAAGAAGGAATTCCCGCAGCTGGTCATCCACTCCCTCGGCGCGTCCGAGGTCGAGCACATGGCCCGCATCTCGAAGGTCTCCGTGGAGGAGGCCATCCAGCGCATCAACGCGGCGGGTCTCGACTCCTTCGCGGGCGCCGGCGCCGAGCTGCTCCCCGCGCGCCCCCGCAAGGCCATCGCCCCCCTCAAGGAGTCCGGCGAGCGCTGGCTGGAGATCATGGAGATCTCCCACAACCTGGGCGTGGAGTCCACGTCCACGATGCTCATGGGCACGGGCGAGACGAACGCCGAGCGCATCGAGCACCTCCGGATGATCCGCGACGTGCAGGACCGGACGGGTGGCTTCCGCGCCTTCATCCCGTACACGTACCAGCCCGAGAACAACCACCTCAAGGGCCGCACCCAGGCGACGATCTTCGAGTACATCCGCATGATCGCGATCTCCCGGATCTTCCTCGACAACGTCGCGCACATCCAGGGCTCCTGGCTGACGACCGGCAAGGAGGCGGGCCAGCTCACCCTCCACTACGGAGCGGACGACCTGGGCTCGGTCATGCTGGAGGAGAACGTCGTCTCGTCGGCGGGCGCCAAGCACCGCAACAACCTGCGCGACATGATCGACATGATCCGCACGGCGGACCGGGTCCCGGCGCAGCGCGCCACGACGTACGAGCACCTCGTCGTGCACGACGACCCGGCGAACGACCCGGTCGACGACCGCGTGGCCTCGCACATCTCCTCCACGGCGATCGAGGGCGGCACGGCCCACCCGGAGCTCAAGCTCCTCGCCTCCAACTGA
- a CDS encoding imidazolonepropionase-like domain-containing protein, producing the protein MLTLHVAEHTPETAVLVSGASVAAVGPYDDLAAAHPSARVRRWPGILTPGLLNPYAPELLEATYHPDPRESDTLGVDPIGGERARAIFAADPARLGASARRGVQRLLAHGTVAVAGDLRARPAVDAVRRASLPVGHRPPTLPGPPSLSPTPLILLPPLSRSSPARFAIFDVRDRQDLVRRGAATCVATVLEGRLVYRAR; encoded by the coding sequence TTGCTCACCCTCCACGTCGCCGAGCACACCCCGGAGACGGCGGTCCTGGTCTCCGGGGCGAGCGTCGCGGCGGTCGGTCCGTACGACGACCTGGCCGCGGCGCACCCGTCGGCCCGCGTCCGCCGCTGGCCCGGCATCCTGACCCCCGGCCTCCTCAACCCGTACGCCCCCGAACTCCTGGAGGCGACGTACCACCCCGACCCGCGCGAGTCCGACACGCTCGGTGTCGACCCCATCGGCGGCGAACGCGCCCGCGCGATCTTCGCCGCCGACCCCGCCCGCCTCGGGGCGAGCGCCCGCCGCGGCGTCCAGCGCCTCCTGGCGCACGGCACGGTGGCGGTCGCCGGCGACCTCCGCGCCCGCCCGGCCGTGGACGCGGTCCGCAGAGCATCCCTACCGGTGGGCCACCGCCCCCCGACCCTCCCCGGCCCCCCATCCCTCTCCCCAACCCCCTTGATCCTCCTCCCACCCCTCTCCCGGTCCTCCCCGGCCCGCTTCGCGATCTTCGACGTACGAGACCGCCAAGACCTGGTGAGACGGGGCGCGGCCACGTGCGTGGCAACGGTGCTCGAGGGCAGGTTGGTCTACAGGGCACGCTGA